In Acinetobacter sp. TGL-Y2, a genomic segment contains:
- a CDS encoding integration host factor subunit alpha, with protein sequence MTALTKAEMADHLSELTSLNRREAKQMVELFFDEISQALIAGEHVKLSGFGNFELRDKRQRPGRNPKTGEEIPISARRVVTFRAGQKFRQRVGTEQVD encoded by the coding sequence ATGACAGCATTAACAAAAGCAGAAATGGCTGATCATTTGAGTGAGCTCACGAGTTTAAACCGTCGTGAAGCTAAGCAAATGGTTGAGTTGTTTTTTGATGAAATTAGCCAAGCATTGATTGCTGGCGAACACGTCAAACTTTCAGGTTTTGGTAATTTTGAACTACGTGACAAACGTCAACGTCCAGGGCGAAACCCGAAGACTGGGGAAGAGATTCCAATTTCAGCGCGACGTGTTGTTACATTCCGCGCGGGTCAGAAATTTAGACAACGTGTGGGTACAGAGCAAGTTGATTAA